The Kiritimatiellia bacterium genomic sequence TGTGGCGCGCGTTTTCGACGTACCGCTCCAGATACACCGCCGCGTTCCCGAACGCGCGCTCCGCCTCCGCGCTCGCGGTCATAAACGACTGCGCGAGGCTCACGTCGTTGCGCGCGACGCGCATCCCCTTCCCGCCGCCGCCCGCCGCCGCCTTGATCACCACCGGGTAGCCGATCTTCCGCGCCACCTGCAGCGCCTCATCCTGACTGGTGACGACCCCCTCGCTGCCCGGCGTCACTGGCACGCCCGCCTTCTTCATCGTGCGCCGCGCCGCGGCCTTGTCGCCCATCGCGCGGATGTTTTCGGGGCTCGGACCGATGAACGCAATGTTGCAGCTGCGGCAGATCTCCGCGAAGTGCGCGTTCTCGGAAAGAAATCCGTAGCCGGGATGGATCGCGTCCACGTCCGCGACCTCCGCGGCGCTGATGATGTTGGCGATCTTCAGATAGCTCTCCGACGCGGGCGGCGGGCCGATGCAGATGGCGGTGTCCGCCATTTGCACGTGCAGCGCGTGCTCGTCCGCTTGCGAGTACACCGCGACCGTGCGGATGCCCATCTCGCGGCAGGCGCGGATCACCCGCACTGCGATCTCGCCGCGGTTCGCGATCAGAACGCGTTCAAACATGCAGCACCCCGCCCCTCACAGCGGCTCGATCTTGAACAGTGCCTGTCCGTACTGCACCGCGGTCGCGTTCTCGACCAGCACCTTCCGCACGATGCCGCGGCATTCCGCCTTGATCTCGTTCATCACCTTCATCGCTTCGATGATGCAGACGACCGTGTTCTCGTCCACCTCCTGGCCCACCGTCACGAACGGCTCCGCGTCCGGCGCCGGCGAACGGTAGAACGTGCCGACGATGGGCGCGGTGATCGTGTGCCACCGTTCCTCCTCCGCCTCCGGCGCCGGCGCCGCCACGGCCGCCGGTGGAACCGCCGCCGCTGCAGGCGTGGCCGCCGTGGCCGAGGCGGACGCCGGCGTCAGCGCGACGGCCGGCTCCGCACCGATGCGGCGGCGCACCTTCAACCGGAACCCCTGGTCCTCCACCTCGAACTCTGCGAGGTCGTTGTCGCGGATCATGTCCAGTATCTTGCGGATCTCCCGGATGTCCATCGTTCGCCTCCGTTCAGGCGGGCCCGGTCGCCCGCCGCGCCGTCAGCCAGGCCACCAGTCCGTCCAGCGCTAGCCGATAGCTCTCTCCACCGAAGCCCGCGACCACCCCGATGCAGGCGGGTGCGGTGAGACTGCGGCGCCGAAACCGCTCCGCCCGCGCCGCGGGGTGGCTCAGATGCACTTCCACGCACGGCAGCGCCGCCGCGCGCAGCGCATCGTAAAGTGCCACGCTCGTATGCGTGTAGGCGGCCGGATTGAAGAGGATGCCGTCAAACCGCCCCGGCGCCTCCCCGATCGCGGTCACCAGTTCCCCTTCGCAGTTGCTCTGCCGGAACTCAATCTCCACCTCAAGCTCCCTCGCGCGCGCTTCCAGCCGGCGCTGAATGTCGGCGAGCGTCTCCCGCCCGTACAGCTCCGGCTCGCGCCGGCCCAACAGGTTCAGATTGGGCCCGTTCAGCACCAGGATCTTCATTCGTATCGCCCCGCGGTCGGCGCTCAGCATAGCCGAGCGGGCGCGGCTGTCCAATCCGGAAAGCGAAGACCCGCCGGACCGCGCTTGCCCTCGCGCCGGCGGGTCTCCCCCTCAGGCCCTCAGCGCAGCCGACGTCGCAGCAGCAGCGCCGCAGCGACCATCCCGAGCAGCCCGAGCGTGGCCGGCTCCGGCACCACCGTCAGCGTCACGTCATCCGCGTAGCCCGGCAGCGTGCCGTAGTTGATCTGGAACTGGTTCGCGCCGGCGGTGAACGTCGTGCCGTCGGGCAGCCCGTTGAAGACGCTCGAATCGATCGTGCCCCAGTTCTCGATGATCGGGAACACAAAGCCGAGCGTGAGCGGGTTGGGCGCCAGCACCGACAACGTCGCGTTGTTCAGCGTCAGCTCGTACACGCCCGTCATCAGGATCTTGTCCCACTGGCCCGCGAGCGTGCCGAGCAGCTCCACCTCGAACGTCGAGCCGCTCTGGAAGGTGACGTCCCCGGTCATCGTCAGCGTGCCCGGGCTGGTGCCGGGCTTCACGATCGAGCCGCTTTCCGCGATCAGACCGCCCTGCAGCGTGCCGTTCCCCTGCAACGTCTGCCCGCTGGCCAGCCACAGCGTGCCGTCCGTGCGCGGCGTCACGTTCAGCGTCGCGCCCGCGTCAATCTGAATCGTATGCGCGTTGCGGATCGAGCCGGTGCCAGAGAGCGCCAGCACGCCGGTCATCACCCGCGCCAGCCCGCTGAACGAATTGCTCGCCAGTAGCGTCATCGTCGCCGGCCCGTCCTTCAGAATGCTCAGCGGCGCGGCCGGCTGGTCCTTCTCATACGGCGACCAGTACGTGCCGTCCCGGATCGTCGCGGAGATCGTCGCGTTCGTGTGCTGCACGATCCGGAAGCTACCCGGCTGCGTGCCCGCGTTCTCAATGAACGAGTTCGTCGTCAGGTCACTGCCGAAGTAGTCGGTGGTCAGGTTGTCGGCCTTGCCGTCGGTGAAGAGCGTACCGATCGTCACCTGGCTCCCAAACGCCTGCAGGTTCGCATCATGGCGCATCACCACCACCACGTTCGAGGAAATCGCGAGCGTGGGATTGCCGTCGTTGCGCCCGAACCGCACATAGGCCTGCTTGTCCGAGTCCTGCCCCGCCCACGCCACGTCCGTGCCCTGCCGATTGCCGAGCTCCAGCGTGCCGGTCCAGCCGGTGTTCGTCCCGCTCAGCGTCCAGACCATGCGGACCTTCAGGTTCGTCGGATTGTTCTGCGTGTTGGGCAGACCGCCCGGGGAATAGCTCTGCTCGATCGACACCCGGATCCGCTTGTTGATCCCGGTGATCGGTCCCTCCAACCACGCGTAGTTGCGCTCCTCAAAAGTATCGCCCCCGTCGCTCGCCCGTCCCCCGGAGATGTTTTCCTCCAGGCGATGCAGGCGCAGCTCCCGGAGATTGCCGAAATTGTCGAAGCCGGTCAGGTCCAGCCGCCCCGTGAAGCGCACCACGTCGTTGTAGTCCGGCCGGAAAACCCCCAACCGCGTATCATCGCTCTCCCCCACCACCCGAATGTTCTGCTTCACCACGGCCTCCCCGGCGAAGCCATCTGCATCTGTCCGGACATAGAAGGCCACCGTGCCGCGGTTGGTATTGGCGGGGAACCCGAGCACGTACTCGGACGCGTTCGGCAGCAGGTCGACATGCCGGGTCGCAAACTCGAATGTCCCGTCCTGAATCCGTACAGCGCCGGTGAAATCGGGGCTGAACCCGCGCACGGTGAGCCGCGCATTCCCCTCCTTCACCAGCGCACCTGTGCCTTCGAGATATCCGGCATCGGTGTTGAGGTTGAACTCGTCGCGGTCTACGAAGAACACCGCGTCGCCGAGGAAGTTGATCGGCGCGTTCCACCGCCACCCCTGGTAGGTTGTCGTGTCGCGATCCCACACCTCGATGCGCGCGCCCTGCTCGAGCGTCAACCAGTCGCGGAAATCGGTCGTCGAGGTGTACGGCCCGAGCGCGTTGCTGATGACCAGCGAACCACCGCTGCGAATGACGATGCCGTCATAGTACGAGTGGCTCGACCCAAACACCTGCTCGTTCGAGATGGCCACACGATCCACCACGATGGATCCGTTGCGAATGTCCACAAGCCCCTCGATCATGTTGACCACCGTGGTGATGGTGGGGCCGCTGCCGATGATCAGCGCGCCGGGGCCGGTCTTGATCAGATCACCATGACCGTTGTTTTGCAGGACCGCGGTGGTCCCGAAGATGTTCGTCTCCGACCGGATGCTGCCCTCGAAACGCGCCGCCTGACCGGCCCCGACCCAGATCGTGCCGCCGTCCCCGCCGAGCTCGACCGCGTTGGTCAGGAAGTTGATCGAGGACAGCACCTGCAGAACACCGCCGCGCAGCCCGAGCACGTTCGTGCCAATCACCGTCGACGCGCCCAACTGTGAAAGCGCGCTGACCGCCAGCACGCCACCGTTGAGGAAGACGCGGCCCGAGAACGTATTCGCGCTGGAGAGCCAGGTCGTCGATATTCCGGAGTGCGTGAGGTGCACCGGACCTGTGATCGCCGCGGAAATGTTGAACCCGTACGGCGCATAGTTGTGAATGATCAGCTCGTTCACCTCGCCGGAGCTGCTGGTAAGGAAGCCGTTGCCAATACCCTGCGGTCCGCCGAAGCCGTCGCTCGAGCCTCGCGTCACGAGAATGCCGCGGTCCGCGATGCGCAGCGAGCTCCCGCCCAGATCCAGCGTGGTGAACAGGTTCGTGTCAAACCGCAGCGACCCGACCACGTCCGACGGCAGCAGCCCGGGGCTTCCGTTGCGCACATCGGTGTGGTAGCTCGGCGACCCGTACGCGTCCACCGAATAGCCGGTGTAGGGCACCAGATTCGTGCCGCCCGGCGCGGTAGCCGCCCACGAGAGCATCTGGAAGTCGTTCGAACTGAACACCGCCCACGACGACACACGCGTGTTCGCGTTGGTCCCGAAGAAGATGACGCCGCCACCGCCGCTGGTGAAGTCATAGTTGAAGTGCACCGTACCGCCCCAATCCCGCACCAGCGAGGCGCCGAGGAAGTTTGCCACCTGCAGCACGTTGGACTGACCGGGACCGGCCGGCCGCACGCGGATCACCGAATCGCCGGACATCACCCAGAGGTTGCTGTTCAGGATCTCGCTCGACAGGCTATTGGAGACGCTCCCGAAGAGCGTCACATCGCCGCCCCCAAGCACCAGCTGCGCACCGCTGTCGCGCGTTCGGCGATGAGTGGTCGCCGCGCCGGCCTCCGGCCGCCGGTCGAGCACCAGCTCGCCACCCAGCAGCACAAATCCAAAAATGTCGTTCGCCTCGCTATAGGCACTGTCGTTCGGCCCCTGCAACCAGACCTGGCCGTTGCCGACCTTCACCAGGCGCGACGCCGCACTCCCGCGCAACGTCTGCACGATGTTCACCCGGCCGACGCTCGCGGTGCCGGCCGCGGAATCCCATCCGTTGTGCGAGAAGACGTTGAACGTACGGTCGAAGGTGATCCGGTTGTCCTGGGTGGAGGGGCTACCATCGTTCCAGAAGTTGCCGATTGTCACCGTCTTGTTCTGCGGGCCGAAGTGCTCCAGCCCGATCATCAAGGTGTTGTTGGTCACGTCGGTCGCCACCGTCCACCGCTCAGCGTTGAAGATCTGGCCGTCCCGCGTCAGCAATAGCGTTGCACTGCCGCCAGCGTCAGTGCCCGGCCCGCCGAGCTGGAAGCCGCTCATCCCATTCGCAAAGTCCGACCGTTCCAAAGCGGTCTGATCCCAGAAGACCCCTTCGCCCAAAGTCGGATCGCCGAGGAACCGGAGCGCACCCTGCTCGTGATACACACGGCCGGTGACGCGGAACGGACGGTAAACATTGATCGCAAACTCGTCACCGAAACTCGAAAGCGCAGGACCATCAAAGCGGACTCGGAGCGCAACATTTTCGTGCGAGATCCGGTTCGTAATATCGCCAGGGCCCAGCCGGTCAAAGGTCGCACCCGTCGTATCTTGCGGCTGGGGAACTCCGCCCACGAAGCGGTCGCCGATGTAGCCTTTCAGGTTGAGAATGCCGCTCGAGCCGCTGAAGGTCAGTCGAATCGGATCGAAGAGCCAAATGTCGGGATTCGCGTTCGTCGCGACCGCGGCAATGTCGCCGGCGATCGTCAGCGCGGCGTTCTGGGAAGCGTTGCCCGCGAGGATCTGAGGGTCTTGGATAATCGTGCCCACCTCATCAACGTTCGCAATCACAATCCGGCCATTCCACTGGTTGTGCTGGGTCTCGCCGACCAGCGCGGGATGCCCATATGGCATCGGGGGGATCCGCAGCTCCGCGGCGTTGAACGATCCGCCAAAGTTCAGGTACAACTGTCCGCCGGCGCTCACGACGACCTGCGTCGCGCCGCCCAACGCCGCCGGATGCC encodes the following:
- the accB gene encoding acetyl-CoA carboxylase biotin carboxyl carrier protein — encoded protein: MDIREIRKILDMIRDNDLAEFEVEDQGFRLKVRRRIGAEPAVALTPASASATAATPAAAAVPPAAVAAPAPEAEEERWHTITAPIVGTFYRSPAPDAEPFVTVGQEVDENTVVCIIEAMKVMNEIKAECRGIVRKVLVENATAVQYGQALFKIEPL
- the aroQ gene encoding type II 3-dehydroquinate dehydratase encodes the protein MKILVLNGPNLNLLGRREPELYGRETLADIQRRLEARARELEVEIEFRQSNCEGELVTAIGEAPGRFDGILFNPAAYTHTSVALYDALRAAALPCVEVHLSHPAARAERFRRRSLTAPACIGVVAGFGGESYRLALDGLVAWLTARRATGPA
- a CDS encoding PEP-CTERM sorting domain-containing protein (PEP-CTERM proteins occur, often in large numbers, in the proteomes of bacteria that also encode an exosortase, a predicted intramembrane cysteine proteinase. The presence of a PEP-CTERM domain at a protein's C-terminus predicts cleavage within the sorting domain, followed by covalent anchoring to some some component of the (usually Gram-negative) cell surface. Many PEP-CTERM proteins exhibit an unusual sequence composition that includes large numbers of potential glycosylation sites. Expression of one such protein has been shown restore the ability of a bacterium to form floc, a type of biofilm.) — protein: MTFDTGDGRRALLSHGSGDLHMPSVPGWHYNIGNSADFINTGIRVADPQGLYIDMWQDMRLHGGTTNSRALDGMGNDVVKAEAGALYIQRIVTNVNNFYVRSGRVINELEGLWLMRPTITNIVVGVAPGVLDRGEWHPIQTQTNVGEGGSLDRTAVPYWQISGDNRTNEAALFLHGYNVTLNKGSFRTFSRPLDTLAFRANWTNHLAVFTGTWTLNGDASEVWIWNETQGTLLTNNVRQQVWAGPLTGPGGFTKLGSGEMLLLATNDFQGPINIVREFDLGRGRYGAVALRLNGQLTDAEGVRFLRIGSLYLDNQDVNLGNRLPDDFYVLNRGWGRLEMRGNASAPSSETIGGVTNFLGTLFLVFDLNDSANQPMTLNAANLVRQPGSIVQLHVKDVREGALATNAGPGVVSVNLADAGASLLQVGSGGGVGAVNRSLVVGVFGGDASDIAFHDNPANDPVALTPTRADQFTTMDGNRLRTLRHDEMVHLGGRATNFLVISQADAPTDANVNLAWRATRVLLDTSTNGVLGSLNMIKNRIVGDVTWNSLRLGIATNEGGTVWAGNSVLLDHGAKLTLESGMLLAGRDTRSASGDDAAGTDSWFWRGTIDLDGTNNNREAIVQVASGHGLYIASVIEARNGLTKGGENPLVLYKANAISGTVNIARGLLYARHPAALGGATQVVVSAGGQLYLNFGGSFNAAELRIPPMPYGHPALVGETQHNQWNGRIVIANVDEVGTIIQDPQILAGNASQNAALTIAGDIAAVATNANPDIWLFDPIRLTFSGSSGILNLKGYIGDRFVGGVPQPQDTTGATFDRLGPGDITNRISHENVALRVRFDGPALSSFGDEFAINVYRPFRVTGRVYHEQGALRFLGDPTLGEGVFWDQTALERSDFANGMSGFQLGGPGTDAGGSATLLLTRDGQIFNAERWTVATDVTNNTLMIGLEHFGPQNKTVTIGNFWNDGSPSTQDNRITFDRTFNVFSHNGWDSAAGTASVGRVNIVQTLRGSAASRLVKVGNGQVWLQGPNDSAYSEANDIFGFVLLGGELVLDRRPEAGAATTHRRTRDSGAQLVLGGGDVTLFGSVSNSLSSEILNSNLWVMSGDSVIRVRPAGPGQSNVLQVANFLGASLVRDWGGTVHFNYDFTSGGGGVIFFGTNANTRVSSWAVFSSNDFQMLSWAATAPGGTNLVPYTGYSVDAYGSPSYHTDVRNGSPGLLPSDVVGSLRFDTNLFTTLDLGGSSLRIADRGILVTRGSSDGFGGPQGIGNGFLTSSSGEVNELIIHNYAPYGFNISAAITGPVHLTHSGISTTWLSSANTFSGRVFLNGGVLAVSALSQLGASTVIGTNVLGLRGGVLQVLSSINFLTNAVELGGDGGTIWVGAGQAARFEGSIRSETNIFGTTAVLQNNGHGDLIKTGPGALIIGSGPTITTVVNMIEGLVDIRNGSIVVDRVAISNEQVFGSSHSYYDGIVIRSGGSLVISNALGPYTSTTDFRDWLTLEQGARIEVWDRDTTTYQGWRWNAPINFLGDAVFFVDRDEFNLNTDAGYLEGTGALVKEGNARLTVRGFSPDFTGAVRIQDGTFEFATRHVDLLPNASEYVLGFPANTNRGTVAFYVRTDADGFAGEAVVKQNIRVVGESDDTRLGVFRPDYNDVVRFTGRLDLTGFDNFGNLRELRLHRLEENISGGRASDGGDTFEERNYAWLEGPITGINKRIRVSIEQSYSPGGLPNTQNNPTNLKVRMVWTLSGTNTGWTGTLELGNRQGTDVAWAGQDSDKQAYVRFGRNDGNPTLAISSNVVVVMRHDANLQAFGSQVTIGTLFTDGKADNLTTDYFGSDLTTNSFIENAGTQPGSFRIVQHTNATISATIRDGTYWSPYEKDQPAAPLSILKDGPATMTLLASNSFSGLARVMTGVLALSGTGSIRNAHTIQIDAGATLNVTPRTDGTLWLASGQTLQGNGTLQGGLIAESGSIVKPGTSPGTLTMTGDVTFQSGSTFEVELLGTLAGQWDKILMTGVYELTLNNATLSVLAPNPLTLGFVFPIIENWGTIDSSVFNGLPDGTTFTAGANQFQINYGTLPGYADDVTLTVVPEPATLGLLGMVAAALLLRRRLR